From Erigeron canadensis isolate Cc75 chromosome 8, C_canadensis_v1, whole genome shotgun sequence, one genomic window encodes:
- the LOC122579377 gene encoding uncharacterized protein LOC122579377 — protein sequence MECNKDEALRAKEISEVKLAEKDYLGAKKFAQKAEKLCSGLEGLSHLLIIVDVYISFEKKINGEPDWYSVLGVRPTADDETIKKSYRKLILSLHPDKNRLVGAEGAFKLVSQAHALLSDKTKRKVYDQKRNPRSIYQPVIVTQKTTSTTQPTQPNRRPPNTTTFWTSCPKCLMQLEYSKVYLNQKILCPSDECHHPFWALELSRPRTNHLSTMGYPQRQNHNGNHHINIQQGSSINSSDVNRVNVQKDSSKNTSSVNNSGPFKSRREAKVGAMSYQTSISDGIAKKRHVTEQSSMVNACHKYAKVNYGGEKVNVSSTKSKLNNSKRELSQPEIRTMLLTKARKEILKKMDEWNVEKALKNEGTKKEGEISNSDKTKKYAEKVTVNGNKVTDVIMPVKDTMVTDEVDSDAKGPAAVLMSVPDPDFHDFDMDRTEHSFGENQIWAAYDEEDGMPRYYAMIHNVISRKPFKMEISWLNSKSNSELGPINWVLSGFPKTSGDYRMSKHEINTSLNSFSHKVQWTKGKRGVVHIYPQKGDVWALYRNWSSDWNEFTSDDVIRKYDMVVVIEGYTAEKGVKVAPLVKVAGFKSVFHQHADVAKSQIIPREEIFRMSHQVPFYMLTGEESLNVPNGCCELDPAALPLELLQTTIEPKVKSGEDGNLKRTEVKGIITYSRKKGKTCETSRTN from the coding sequence ATGGAATGTAATAAAGATGAAGCTCTTCGGGCAAAAGAGATATCTGAGGTGAAACTAGCGGAAAAGGATTATCTGGGAGCAAAAAAGTTTGCCCAAAAAGCGGAGAAGCTATGTTCAGGACTTGAAGGTCTGTCACATCTTTTGATAATTGTTGATGTGTACATCTCTTTTGAGAAGAAGATTAACGGTGAACCAGATTGGTACAGTGTTCTTGGTGTGCGACCCACAGCCGATGATGAAACTATCAAGAAGAGTTATAGGAAGCTCATTCTCTCTCTTCACCCTGATAAAAACAGGTTGGTTGGAGCTGAAGGAGCCTTTAAGCTTGTGTCTCAGGCACATGCATTACTATCTgataaaactaaaagaaaagttTATGACCAAAAGCGCAACCCAAGATCCATCTACCAACCTGTCATTGTAACTCAGAAAACAACCTCTACTACTCAGCCCACTCAACCGAACCGTCGGCCACCAAACACCACTACATTTTGGACTTCGTGTCCAAAGTGCTTAATGCAATTGGAATATTCAAAAGTCTACCTCAACCAGAAAATTCTTTGCCCCAGTGACGAGTGTCATCATCCCTTTTGGGCTTTAGAGCTGTCTCGCCCACGCACAAACCATCTTTCAACAATGGGCTATCCTCAAAGGCAGAATCACAATGGAAATCATCACATAAACATTCAGCAGGGGTCGTCCATAAATTCGTCCGATGTCAATCGTGTGAATGTCCAAAAGGATTCATCCAAAAACACTTCGTCTGTTAACAACAGCGGACCGTTTAAAAGCCGCCGAGAAGCGAAAGTAGGTGCAATGAGTTATCAGACTTCAATTTCAGATGGAATTGCTAAAAAGAGACATGTAACTGAACAATCTTCCATGGTAAATGCCTGCCATAAGTATGCGAAAGTTAATTACGGAGGGGAAAAGGTCAATGTTTCTTCTACAAAAAGCAAGCTTAATAATAGTAAGAGGGAATTGTCACAACCTGAAATTCGTACTATGTTGTTGACAAAAGCGAGGAAAGAAATTCTTAAGAAGATGGATGAGTGGAATGTGGAAAAAGCTTTAAAGAATGAAGGTACCAAGAAAGAAGGTGAGATAAGTAACAGTgataaaaccaaaaagtatgcTGAAAAAGTCACTGTAAATGGTAACAAAGTTACAGATGTAATAATGCCAGTAAAAGATACTATGGTCACAGATGAAGTGGACTCTGATGCTAAGGGCCCTGCAGCGGTACTGATGAGTGTTCCTGACCCAGATTTTCATGATTTTGACATGGACAGAACTGAACATTCATTTGGTGAAAACCAAATTTGGGCTGCTTATGATGAAGAAGACGGTATGCCTCGATACTATGCAATGAttcataatgtcatatcaagaaaACCGTTCAAGATGGAAATAAGTTGGCTGAACTCTAAGAGTAATTCTGAATTAGGACCAATTAATTGGGTTTTATCAGGGTTTCCTAAAACAAGTGGAGATTACAGAATGAGTAAGCATGAAATCAACACCTCGCTTAATTCTTTCTCACACAAGGTTCAGTGGACGAAAGGCAAAAGGGGGGTTGTTCATATCTACCCTCAAAAAGGGGATGTGTGGGCCCTTTACAGAAACTGGTCTTCTGATTGGAATGAGTTCACATCAGATGATGTGATACGTAAATATGACATGGTGGTAGTCATTGAAGGTTATACTGCAGAAAAAGGGGTGAAGGTAGCTCCTTTGGTTAAGGTTGCTGGTTTCAAGTCAGTATTTCATCAACATGCTGATGTGGCAAAATCTCAAATTATTCCTAGGGAAGAGATCTTTCGTATGTCTCATCAAGTGCCGTTCTATATGCTCACAGGTGAAGAATCTCTTAATGTTCCTAACGGATGCTGTGAGCTTGATCCCGCTGCACTGCCATTGGAGCTCCTACAGACCACAATTGAACCAAAAGTGAAGTCAGGGGAGGATGGGAATTTAAAGAGAACTGAGGTAAAAGGGATTATAACATATTCTAGGAAAAAAGGGAAAACTTGTGAAACTTCAAGGACCAATTAA
- the LOC122579311 gene encoding CBS domain-containing protein CBSCBSPB1-like isoform X1, translated as MTSRHGSSSSRRLMSSSSSTSSSSRKKRTNNQNNNENITQNLAADSNRKSLTNSRSSLAITGERTVRRLRLSRALTVPDTTTIYEACCRMASRRVDALLLTDSNALLSGILTDKDVATKVIPHEIDFMTTPVSKVMTKNPIYVLSDTLAVEALQKMVQGKFRHLPVVENGEVIALLDIAKCLYDAIARMERAAEKGKAIAAAVEGVEKHWGTSFPGPNTFIETLRDKMFKPTLSTIISENSKIVTVSPFDTVVMATKKMLEFRSSSAIVTVDNKPRGILTSKDILTRVIAQDIPAESTLVEKVMTPNPECVTIDTPIVDALHTMHDGKFLHLPVVDRDGFIVSIVDVLHITHAAIATVGNATGTNNEVGSSMMQKFWDSAMALSPIDDEDDTRSESSVKLPSENGDTGKSPAYPSSSHPNTFAFKIQDKMGRMHRFICDSRSLTDLITAIIQRLGGEIDRNNLPQILYEDEDQDKVVISSDYDLSVAVEHAHLAGWKGLKLHLDYYGTSNRQIGSKPSSVGMEVAQADAWASAYSAAAAGAALVAGLGMLAILRRSSN; from the exons ATGACATCGCGTCATGGAAGTTCATCTTCACGTAGACtcatgtcatcatcatcatcgacaTCTTCATCTTCCCGCAAAAAGAGAacaaataatcaaaacaatAATGAAAACATTACTCAAAATCTCGCTGCGGATTCTAACCGAAAATCTCTCACAAATTCACGTTCATCTCT GGCCATAACTGGAGAGCGTACCGTGAGAAGATTGCGCCTATCAAGGGCTCTGACTGTACCTGACACAACAACAATATATGAAGCCTGTTGTCGGATGGCTTCTCGAAGAGTTGATGCTCTTTTGCTTACTGACTCGAATGCACTACTCAGTGGTATATTGACAGATAAG GATGTTGCAACAAAAGTTATTCCTCACGAGATTGATTTTATGACCACACCTGTCTCAAAGGTGATGACAAAGAACCCGATATATGTGTTGTCTGATACCCTTGCCGTGGAAGCTCTGCAAAAGATGGTCCAAG GAAAATTTAGACACTTGCCTGTTGTAGAGAATGGCGAGGTTATTGCTTTGCTTGACATAGCCAAATGTTTGTACGATGCTATTGCACGCATGGAAAGGGCAGCTGAAAAGGGGAAGGCTATAGCAGCTGCTGTTGAAGGTGTGGAGAAACACTGGGGAACTTCTTTTCCTG GTCCCAATACATTCATTGAAACACTTCGAGATAAGATGTTTAAGCCTACCTTGTCAACCATTATCTCGGAGAATTCAAA GATTGTGACTGTTTCACCATTCGACACAGTTGTGATGGCAACAAAAAAGATGCTCGAGTTTCGTAGTAGCTCTGCCATTGTAACAGTTGATAATAAGCCACGAGGGATTCTAAC CTCTAAAGATATTTTAACAAGGGTGATAGCACAAGATATTCcagctgaatcaaccttagtGGAGAAG GTAATGACTCCAAACCCTGAATGTGTCACTATTGACACACCTATTGTCGATGCCCTGCATACGATGCATGATGGAAAGTTTTTACATCTTCCTGTTGTTGATAGAG ATGGATTTATTGTTTCCATTGTTGATGTACTCCACATCACTCATGCTGCAATAGCCACA GTGGGAAATGCTACAGGTACCAATAATGAGGTGGGAAGTTCAATGATGCAAAAGTTTTGGGACTCTGCAATGGCATTATCTCCCatagatgatgaagatgatacaCGAAG TGAGAGTTCCGTGAAATTGCCTTCTGAAAATGGAGACACTGGAAAATCTCCCGCCTATCCTTCATCCTCTCATCCTAATACATTTGCTTTCAAAATTCAAGATAAGATGGGTCGGATGCATAGATTTATTTGTG ATTCTCGAAGTTTGACAGATCTTATAACTGCAATAATTCAGAGACTAGGGGGTGAGATCGACCGCAACAACCTCCCACAGATTCTG TATGAAGATGAAGACCAGGATAAAGTCGTGATTTCATCAGACTATGATCTTAGCGTAGCTGTAGAACATGCACACTTAGCTGGTTGGAAG GGATTAAAGTTGCATCTAGATTATTATGGAACGTCTAATCGTCAAATAGGCTCAAAACCATCATCAGTGGGTATGGAGGTTGCCCAAGCCGATGCATGGGCTTCTGCATACAGTGCTGCTGCAGCTGGAGCTGCCTTAGTAGCTGGACTAGGGATGTTAGCCATCTTAAGAAGATCCAGTAATTGA
- the LOC122579311 gene encoding CBS domain-containing protein CBSCBSPB1-like isoform X2, giving the protein MTSRHGSSSSRRLMSSSSSTSSSSRKKRTNNQNNNENITQNLAADSNRKSLTNSRSSLAITGERTVRRLRLSRALTVPDTTTIYEACCRMASRRVDALLLTDSNALLSGILTDKDVATKVIPHEIDFMTTPVSKVMTKNPIYVLSDTLAVEALQKMVQGKFRHLPVVENGEVIALLDIAKCLYDAIARMERAAEKGKAIAAAVEGPNTFIETLRDKMFKPTLSTIISENSKIVTVSPFDTVVMATKKMLEFRSSSAIVTVDNKPRGILTSKDILTRVIAQDIPAESTLVEKVMTPNPECVTIDTPIVDALHTMHDGKFLHLPVVDRDGFIVSIVDVLHITHAAIATVGNATGTNNEVGSSMMQKFWDSAMALSPIDDEDDTRSESSVKLPSENGDTGKSPAYPSSSHPNTFAFKIQDKMGRMHRFICDSRSLTDLITAIIQRLGGEIDRNNLPQILYEDEDQDKVVISSDYDLSVAVEHAHLAGWKGLKLHLDYYGTSNRQIGSKPSSVGMEVAQADAWASAYSAAAAGAALVAGLGMLAILRRSSN; this is encoded by the exons ATGACATCGCGTCATGGAAGTTCATCTTCACGTAGACtcatgtcatcatcatcatcgacaTCTTCATCTTCCCGCAAAAAGAGAacaaataatcaaaacaatAATGAAAACATTACTCAAAATCTCGCTGCGGATTCTAACCGAAAATCTCTCACAAATTCACGTTCATCTCT GGCCATAACTGGAGAGCGTACCGTGAGAAGATTGCGCCTATCAAGGGCTCTGACTGTACCTGACACAACAACAATATATGAAGCCTGTTGTCGGATGGCTTCTCGAAGAGTTGATGCTCTTTTGCTTACTGACTCGAATGCACTACTCAGTGGTATATTGACAGATAAG GATGTTGCAACAAAAGTTATTCCTCACGAGATTGATTTTATGACCACACCTGTCTCAAAGGTGATGACAAAGAACCCGATATATGTGTTGTCTGATACCCTTGCCGTGGAAGCTCTGCAAAAGATGGTCCAAG GAAAATTTAGACACTTGCCTGTTGTAGAGAATGGCGAGGTTATTGCTTTGCTTGACATAGCCAAATGTTTGTACGATGCTATTGCACGCATGGAAAGGGCAGCTGAAAAGGGGAAGGCTATAGCAGCTGCTGTTGAAG GTCCCAATACATTCATTGAAACACTTCGAGATAAGATGTTTAAGCCTACCTTGTCAACCATTATCTCGGAGAATTCAAA GATTGTGACTGTTTCACCATTCGACACAGTTGTGATGGCAACAAAAAAGATGCTCGAGTTTCGTAGTAGCTCTGCCATTGTAACAGTTGATAATAAGCCACGAGGGATTCTAAC CTCTAAAGATATTTTAACAAGGGTGATAGCACAAGATATTCcagctgaatcaaccttagtGGAGAAG GTAATGACTCCAAACCCTGAATGTGTCACTATTGACACACCTATTGTCGATGCCCTGCATACGATGCATGATGGAAAGTTTTTACATCTTCCTGTTGTTGATAGAG ATGGATTTATTGTTTCCATTGTTGATGTACTCCACATCACTCATGCTGCAATAGCCACA GTGGGAAATGCTACAGGTACCAATAATGAGGTGGGAAGTTCAATGATGCAAAAGTTTTGGGACTCTGCAATGGCATTATCTCCCatagatgatgaagatgatacaCGAAG TGAGAGTTCCGTGAAATTGCCTTCTGAAAATGGAGACACTGGAAAATCTCCCGCCTATCCTTCATCCTCTCATCCTAATACATTTGCTTTCAAAATTCAAGATAAGATGGGTCGGATGCATAGATTTATTTGTG ATTCTCGAAGTTTGACAGATCTTATAACTGCAATAATTCAGAGACTAGGGGGTGAGATCGACCGCAACAACCTCCCACAGATTCTG TATGAAGATGAAGACCAGGATAAAGTCGTGATTTCATCAGACTATGATCTTAGCGTAGCTGTAGAACATGCACACTTAGCTGGTTGGAAG GGATTAAAGTTGCATCTAGATTATTATGGAACGTCTAATCGTCAAATAGGCTCAAAACCATCATCAGTGGGTATGGAGGTTGCCCAAGCCGATGCATGGGCTTCTGCATACAGTGCTGCTGCAGCTGGAGCTGCCTTAGTAGCTGGACTAGGGATGTTAGCCATCTTAAGAAGATCCAGTAATTGA
- the LOC122610687 gene encoding uncharacterized protein LOC122610687, whose translation MRSPLLSTSHVTLWEEKSRLKCDYKQEEEDIKGDEIMMMKSVTDDEFEFNESHLLNFSIHFLEMIMENCAGVEYLKLRATCKRCHLAAPLMIMEGQIWIKEIAESFISFTMANVLYENYTGIHLWKEGILFKVWLVVAVSYQVYTGVRKLPCIEYSIADSFSFSTPPTSPDCMVVGFSGYVDWEVHIHFVGGAKHYLTKQDDQHLLLVNVSGESVEVFKLNDSTKTWEKVDDLGRHMIYISEETCLCVEAKTPEMGNKIYFPDELHNRNGRIVFYTLETCTLGTFNNKTIQVSHTVRRQLHHPCTWIGPCWS comes from the exons ATGCGATCTCCATTGCTGTCAACCAGCCATGTCACATTATGGGAAGAGAAAAG TAGGTTAAAATGTGATTACAAACAAGAAGAAGAGGACATTAAGGGTGATGAAATCATGATGATGAAATCGGTTACGGACGATGAGTTTGAATTCAATGAATCACACCTCCTCAATTTTTCGATTCATTTCTTGGAGATGATTATGGAGAATTGCGCTGGAGTGGAATACTTGAAGTTGCGTGCTACATGCAAACGATGTCATTTAGCGGCACCTTTGATGATTATGGAGGGGCAAATCTGGATTAAAGAGATTGCAGAATCATTCATTAGTTTCACCATGGCTAAT GTACTTTATGAAAATTATACCGGTATCCATCTATGGAAAGAAGgtattttgttcaaagtttgGTTGGTTGTTGCTGTTTCTTACCAAGTCTACACTGGTGTTCGCAAGCTTCCTTGTATAGAATATTCAATTGCTGATAGCTTCTCCTTCTCTACACCACCTACTTCCCCTGATTGTATGGTGGTTGGTTTTTCAGGATACGTTGATTGGGAAGTTCACATCCATTTCGTTGGGGGGG CTAAACATTACCTTACGAAACAGGATGATCAACATCTTTTACTAGTTAATGTGTCTGGAGAATCTGTCGAGGTATTCAAGCTTAATGATAGTACTAAAACTTGGGAGAAAGTAGATGATTTAGGACGGCACATGATTTATATTTCCGAGGAAACATGCCTCTGCGTTGAAGCCAAAACACCAGAAATGGGAAACAAGATCTATTTTCCGGATGAACTGCATAATAGGAATGGGAGGATAGTGTTCTATACCCTTGAAACATGTACGTTAGGTACCTTCAATAACAAAACCATCCAAGTCAGTCACACAGTTCGACGCCAACTCCACCACCCTTGTACTTGGATTGGACCATGTTGGTCTTAA
- the LOC122609853 gene encoding uncharacterized protein LOC122609853, translated as MADWGPVLVAVVLFVLLTPGLLFQLPGHNKVVEFGNMHTSGAAIIVHSVIYFCVITIFLIAIGVHVYAG; from the coding sequence ATGGCTGATTGGGGACCAGTGTTGGTGGCTGTGGTGCTGTTCGTATTGCTAACCCCGGGCCTATTGTTCCAGCTGCCAGGTCACAACAAAGTGGTGGAGTTTGGTAATATGCACACTAGCGGCGCGGCAATAATTGTCCATTCTGTTATCTATTTTTGTGTTATTACTATCTTTCTCATTGCCATCGGTGTCCATGTCTATGCtggttaa
- the LOC122610688 gene encoding serine/threonine protein phosphatase 2A 57 kDa regulatory subunit B' beta isoform-like encodes MGAQRNSPKTIVASPVGKSTTLQFLFNLDSKVCSSQKDDNKTESLDSEGEELKLIITYCTQLRSDDQESALKRLKLTQILSIIKTSITMISDEALDSLFKMVACNIFRPLPLPSITVCSIVSPEDDDAIATPSAAWPYLQIVYDILLRLITKKDVKTLCREHIDGSKTSNQGTPIDEQLISRNFILNLLTLFNSDDPRERDAVKNIVHRIYSKFTFYRSFMRKAMTEFFLYFIYETDHRQNGIGELLEIWGSIINGFTVPLKDEHKVFLSRVLIPLHKPKNMAVYHRQLGYCVSQFVQKEPELGPVVIRKILRYWPVTNCQKEVLLIGELEEIVEYLDRRQYLKIAFPLWTQITKCIKSNNSQVAERALYVWNNEQFTRVVSQDIEMVFPILVEAIEKNIMLHWCKSVQQLTLNVKVLLEELEPVLYKTCLEGIRIHEFTAKLEENARRTTWEKIEMAAKANN; translated from the exons ATGGGGGCACAAAGAAACAGCCCCAAAACGATTGTAGCATCGCCTGTTGGAAAATCCACGACTCTGCAGTTCCTCTTCAATCTTGATTCAAAAGTTTGCAGTAGTCAAAAAGACGATAATAAGACTGAATCTTTGGACTCAGAAGGCGAAGAACTTAAATTGATAATCACTTATTGCACTCAACTGCGTTCAGATGATCAAGAATCTGCTTTGAAACGACTCAAACTTACACAGATTTTATCTAtaatcaaaacatcaataactATGATTTCTGATGAAGCCTTGGATAGTTTGTTCAAAATGGTGGCTTGTAATATCTTCCGCCCTCTTCCTCTTCCGTCTATTACCGTGTGCTCTATTGTATCCCCTGAAGATGATGATGCCATTGCCACACCTTCTGCCGCTTGGCCATACCTGCAAATCGTTTATGATATTCTCCTCCGGTTGATAACCAAGAAAGACGTCAAAACCCTTTGCAGAGAACATATCGACGGATCCAAGACTTCAAACCAGG GTACTCCTATTGATGAACAATTAATCAGTCGGAACTTCATTCTGAACCTCCTTACTCTTTTCAACTCGGATGACCCACGTGAGCGTGACGCTGTGAAAAACATTGTACACcgaatttactcaaagttcacattCTACAGATCTTTCATGAGAAAAGCAATGACAGAATTTTTCCTATATTTCATCTATGAAACTGATCACAGACAAAATGGGATAGGAGAGCTTCTTGAGATATGGGGAAGTATAATCAATGGATTTACGGTTCCATTGAAAGATGAACACAAAGTTTTCTTATCGCGGGTTTTGATCCCATTGCATAAACCAAAGAATATGGCAGTTTATCATCGCCAGTTGGGTTATTGCGTGTCACAGTTTGTGCAAAAGGAGCCCGAACTTGGCCCTGTTGTGATCAGAAAGATTTTGAGGTATTGGCCCGTGACGAATTGTCAAAAGGAGGTGTTGTTAATTGGTGAGCTGGAGGAAATCGTTGAATATCTTGATCGCAGGCAGTACTTAAAGATAGCTTTTCCTTTGTGGACTCAAATCACAAAATGCATCAAGAGTAACAATTCACAG GTAGCTGAACGGGCTCTATACGTTTGGAACAACGAACAGTTCACGAGGGTGGTGTCTCAAGATATCGAGATGGTGTTCCCTATTCTAGTCGAAGCCATTGAAAAGAACATCATGTTGCATTGGTGCAAAAGTGTACAACAACTGACGCTAAATGTGAAGGTTTTGCTTGAAGAACTCGAGCCCGTTCTTTACAAGACGTGCCTTGAGGGTATCAGGATACATGAATTCACTGCTAAGTTAGAAGAAAATGCGAGGAGGACGACATGGGAGAAGATTGAAATGGCAGCAAAAGCTAATAACTAG